A genomic window from Bacteroidales bacterium includes:
- a CDS encoding DNA double-strand break repair nuclease NurA produces MGFEGEFASYEPLRRILDSAKVQALQERMRIRKIEDVDNNIDGLITRKCDLTQSNFQPDLVLAVDGSNLAAKAVNGYPGAEFGYITIASVLIDLKLVRELEKNEFISPKRFRDTEKASTIDSVFPGCNVILDNEKNAKSSLRRALFEELKNNSIFSNGESLLETYEHLFRIKRERFPERNLPKSPIESIYEDMTYGYGEYVCPHSGETLFSTDALRLHELMNDGGSNGEMFGQIMSTLEKLWLIHILRAFEKKSWLATLRRVAFIMDGPLAVFSTSSWLTKVIEVELKRINDLQKQTNGEDLLIIGIEKSGTFYNHFIEIDTTKDGITDKFPTQSALLLCDSYIKENIIFSDSTKPYGQDTYFGRKFFYKAASGQKIVPVIAWFSDIQKNLSTANPDQFTRLADVMSLLDQLVSSRHPNSVSPLISAHAEAAIPLNLGKKIFEDIAREIREKSNA; encoded by the coding sequence ATGGGATTTGAAGGAGAATTTGCCAGTTATGAACCGCTTAGACGCATTCTAGATAGTGCGAAGGTTCAAGCCTTACAAGAACGGATGCGTATAAGGAAAATTGAAGATGTCGATAATAATATTGACGGCTTAATCACAAGAAAATGTGACTTGACTCAATCAAACTTTCAACCAGACTTAGTGCTTGCAGTTGATGGGAGTAACTTGGCTGCAAAAGCTGTAAATGGTTACCCCGGTGCAGAATTTGGCTATATTACAATTGCCTCTGTTTTAATTGATTTAAAACTTGTTAGGGAATTAGAAAAAAATGAATTCATAAGTCCAAAAAGATTTAGAGATACTGAAAAAGCTTCAACAATTGACAGCGTTTTCCCTGGATGCAATGTTATTCTTGACAATGAAAAAAACGCGAAGTCATCTTTAAGAAGAGCATTGTTTGAAGAATTGAAAAATAATTCTATCTTTTCAAATGGTGAATCTTTATTAGAAACATACGAACATCTTTTTAGAATAAAAAGAGAAAGGTTTCCTGAACGCAATTTGCCTAAAAGTCCAATTGAAAGTATTTATGAAGATATGACCTATGGCTATGGTGAATATGTTTGTCCACATTCAGGCGAAACATTATTTTCAACTGATGCACTTCGTTTACATGAACTAATGAATGATGGTGGCAGCAATGGTGAAATGTTTGGTCAAATAATGTCAACACTCGAAAAACTTTGGTTAATACACATTTTAAGAGCATTTGAAAAGAAAAGTTGGTTAGCTACGTTACGCAGAGTAGCGTTCATAATGGATGGTCCTTTGGCCGTTTTTAGCACATCTTCTTGGTTGACAAAAGTAATTGAGGTTGAATTAAAAAGAATTAATGATCTACAAAAGCAAACCAATGGTGAAGACTTGCTAATAATCGGCATTGAAAAATCTGGTACATTTTACAACCATTTTATTGAAATTGATACTACCAAAGACGGCATTACTGATAAATTCCCGACACAATCGGCATTGCTTTTATGCGATAGTTATATAAAAGAGAACATTATTTTTTCAGATAGCACAAAACCTTATGGTCAAGACACTTATTTTGGGAGAAAGTTTTTTTACAAAGCAGCATCTGGACAAAAAATTGTACCTGTAATTGCCTGGTTTAGCGATATTCAAAAAAATCTTTCAACTGCAAATCCTGACCAATTTACGAGATTAGCTGATGTAATGAGCCTGTTGGATCAACTTGTCTCAAGCAGACATCCTAATTCTGTTTCTCCGTTAATATCTGCGCATGCGGAGGCAGCTATTCCGTTAAATTTGGGAAAAAAGATTTTCGAAGATATTGCAAGAGAAATAAGAGAAAAATCAAATGCATGA